One genomic region from Magallana gigas chromosome 3, xbMagGiga1.1, whole genome shotgun sequence encodes:
- the LOC136274091 gene encoding uncharacterized protein, whose protein sequence is MSTVKEMLELLEVGTKMGMKDEDLQQFVKDEQARMRDEREKHRVERQEERDRDFKLQMEKERAAREHDEREHARLKEHDEREHARLIEEKRHQQKLEELELDHKLQLERSHMKPSVVTKEEKETSQVIKGPKLPPFEDSKDNIDAYIQRFEIYATTQKWNKDTWGTHLSALLKGKALDVFARLSPETALDFNELKNALLKRFDMTEDGFRKKFRFSKPDGSETFMQFSTRLDSYLERWIQLSKTNKTFDDLKDLFLREQFLLCCSKELALFLKERIPTSIQDMARYADQFAEARTVTSSSLTQKPLFDRRQQSDRQPPYKDSVQQNQSGNAVKCYECGRQGHKAFNCNFRKSPNNRPFNSSEKQETTPKHTYPSDFQRGSYNNGNHGYPGRGRGRQGAASVVEKHGNLPCVGDSVAFCETELPVVKGCVGNKLVTVLRDTGCSGAVIRRELVNDDQLTGTSQRCKLADGRIIDSDVARIDVDTPYFTGSVDAWCFDSPSYDLILGNIRGVRKPHEPNPAWIHSVENIAAVETRAQLKKKQSPYKPLKVPEAIRDVSPEDILQEQRNDETLKKLWSLAESGQLKHFSDGGFSKMCERKQMLFREFCSPKVSSGKLFRHLIVPRKYRTIVMKIAHETLMGGHLGSKKTTDRVVSEFYWPGIQSDIRRFCRSCDVCQRTIPKGKVPAVPLGQMPLITEAFQRVAVDLIGPLQPVTDKGNRYILTLVDYATRYPEAIPLPGIETERVAEALVDIFSRLGVPIEMLTDQGSQFTSDVMKEVSRLLSFKRITTTPYHPMCNGLVEKFNGTLKQMLKRMCAERPRDWDKYINPLLFAYREVPQESLGFSPFDLLYGRTVRGPMTILKELWTKEIPDEDVKTTYQYVLDLRTRLEETCDIARQNLEKASKRQRKYYNRKTQGRQMKEGDTVLVLLPTKSNKLLMQWKGPYSVIQKIGHMDYKIDMGGKLKTFHANLLKKYVERDTLNCGVLSTCAISLIDFSDLDDDEQQDSILMPPVTQTETAKDIKFADRLTPDQLETAKSLCDSFSDVFTDIPGMTNLVEHKIVVTSSEPVRVKPYPIPFSTEKTITEEVQKMLQLNVIEPSSSPYSAPVVIARKKDGTNRFCIDYRRLNCATVFDAEPMPSPESIFSKMTGKKFVSKIDLSKGYWQVPMADESKPLTAFSTPSGLYQFRTMPFGLVNAPATFSRMMRKLLQGMNGVENFIDDVIVFTDTFEEHLHILKTVFERLRDAGLAARPTKCFIGFDKIDCLGHIVGNKCLEPEQDKIDAVRNAPIPQTKKQVRAFLGLAGFYRKFIPNFSAIAIPLSDLTKKGQPNKVIWTESQQRAFDTLKHMLSERPILKLPEFNETFILRTDAADDGIGAVLLQMEDDEKLPVAYASRKLQPREKAYAVIEKECLAVVWGIQKFHQYLYGREFLLETDHQPLTYLNKAKTEYSRLMRWALQLQPYRFRIIAIKGSDNVGADYLSRQ, encoded by the coding sequence ATGTCTACTGTCAAGGAGATGCTGGAGCTACTTGAAGTGGGGACCAAGATGGGGATGAAGGATGAAGACCTTCAACAATTCGTGAAGGACGAACAGGCCAGAATGCGGGACGAACGTGAGAAACATAGAGTCGAGAGACAGGAGGAGAGAGACCGCGACTTCAAACTACAGATGGAGAAAGAGCGCGCCGCAAGAGAACATGATGAGCGAGAGCACGCCCGATTGAAAGAACATGATGAGCGAGAGCACGCCCGATTGATAGAAGAAAAGAGACATCAGCAAAAACTAGAAGAACTGGAACTTGATCACAAACTGCAACTCGAGAGATCTCACATGAAGCCGAGTGTTGTGACTAAAGAGGAGAAAGAAACTTCTCAAGTGATAAAAGGACCAAAACTTCCTCCGTTTGAGGATTCGAAAGACAACATTGACGCGTACATTCAAAGATTTGAGATATACGCAACAACGCAGAAATGGAATAAAGACACGTGGGGGACTCATCTTAGCGCATTACTCAAAGGAAAGGCACTGGATGTGTTCGCAAGACTCTCACCCGAAACAGCACTTGATTTCAACGAGTTGAAGAACGCCCTGTTGAAACGATTTGACATGACGGAGGACGGTTTCCGCAAGAAGTTCCGATTTTCAAAACCAGACGGAAGTGaaacttttatgcaattttcTACCAGACTAGACAGTTACCTTGAGCGGTGGATTCAGCTGTCTAAGACTAACAAGACATTCGATGATCTGAAGGACTTGTTCTTACGTGAACAGTTTTTATTGTGTTGCTCGAAAGAACTTGCCTTATTCCTAAAGGAGAGGATTCCTACTTCGATCCAAGACATGGCGCGATACGCGGACCAGTTTGCTGAGGCCAGAACAGTGACATCTTCTTCACTTACGCAAAAACCGCTCTTTGACAGACGACAGCAGTCCGATAGACAACCGCCGTACAAAGATTCCGTGCAACAAAACCAATCTGGAAATGCAGTGAAGTGTTATGAGTGCGGACGACAAGGACATAAAGCCTTTAACTGCAACTTCCGCAAAAGTCCGAATAACAGGCCGTTTAATTCGAGCGAGAAACAAGAAACAACACCGAAACATACTTACCCTAGTGATTTTCAACGTGGGTCGTACAATAATGGGAACCATGGATATCCAGGACGCGGTAGAGGTCGCCAAGGAGCCGCGAGTGTCGTCGAGAAACATGGAAACTTACCGTGTGTTGGTGATTCGGTTGCTTTCTGTGAAACGGAACTGCCAGTTGTGAAAGGATGTGTTGGCAATAAACTAGTGACTGTGCTAAGAGACACAGGTTGTAGTGGTGCCGTTATTCGTAGAGAACTGGTAAACGATGATCAACTAACAGGGACATCTCAACGATGCAAGTTAGCAGACGGTCGTATTATTGATTCAGATGTGGCTAGAATTGATGTCGATACTCCTTACTTTACCGGAAGTGTTGATGCTTGGTGCTTTGATTCGCCTTCGTACGATCTTATTCTTGGTAATATTCGTGGAGTAAGGAAACCACATGAACCAAATCCAGCCTGGATTCATTCCGTTGAAAACATAGCAGCTGTTGAAACGCGTGCGcaactgaaaaagaaacagtCTCCATACAAACCATTGAAAGTACCGGAAGCAATACGGGATGTATCGCCGGAGGATATCTTACAAGAACAACGAAACGACGAGACACTGAAAAAGTTATGGAGCTTAGCTGAGAGTGGACAGCTTAAACATTTCAGTGACGGcggattttcaaaaatgtgtgaACGGAAGCAAATGttgttcagagaattttgcagTCCCAAAGTGTCCAGTGGAAAACTTTTCCGACACTTAATCGTTCCTCGGAAATACAGAACTATCGTTATGAAGATAGCACATGAAACGCTGATGGGTGGTCATCTGGGATCAAAGAAAACAACCGACAGAGTAGTGTCCGAATTTTACTGGCCAGGAATTCAGTCAGACATTAGACGGTTTTGCAGATCATGTGACGTGTGTCAGCGGACTATTCCAAAAGGAAAAGTACCTGCAGTACCGTTAGGACAAATGCCGCTAATTACAGAGGCGTTTCAACGAGTAGCAGTTGATCTTATAGGCCCTCTGCAACCAGTTACCGACAAAGGGAATCGTTACATTCTGACGCTTGTCGATTACGCAACCCGTTATCCCGAGGCTATTCCACTTCCTGGAATTGAGACAGAGCGAGTAGCGGAGGCACTGGTAGACATCTTTAGTAGATTAGGAGTTCCGATCGAGATGCTAACAGATCAAGGATCGCAATTCACATCGGACGTAATGAAAGAAGTGAGCCGTCTGTTGTCATTTAAACGGATTACTACTACTCCGTATCACCCCATGTGTAATGGACTCGTCGAGAAGTTCAATGGTACGTTGAAACAGATGCTAAAGAGGATGTGTGCTGAGCGACCAAGAGACTGGGATAAGTACATCAACCCATTACTCTTTGCATACCGTGAAGTACCACAGGAGAGCCTTGGTTTTTCGCCGTTTGATCTTCTCTATGGACGTACTGTTCGTGGTCCGATGACAATTCTTAAAGAACTTTGGACAAAGGAAATTCCTGACGAGGACGTTAAGACAACGTATCAATATGTACTTGACTTACGCACACGATTGGAAGAAACATGTGACATAGCTCGCCAAAACTTGGAGAAAGCTTCAAAACGTCAGCGCAAGTACTACAACAGGAAAACGCAAGGTCGTCAGATGAAAGAGGGAGACACAGTACTGGTTCTTCTACCGACAAAGTCAAACAAACTCCTCATGCAATGGAAGGGACCTTATAGTGTAATACAGAAGATAGGACATATGGACTACAAGATCGATATGGGAGGCAAGCTGAAAACTTTCCACGCAAATCTTCTTAAGAAGTATGTTGAACGAGATACATTGAACTGTGGTGTTTTGTCAACATGTGCAATTTCACTCATAGACTTTAGTGACCTAGATGATGATGAACAACAGGACTCTATTCTTATGCCACCTGTTACTCAAACCGAAACAGCAAAGGACATAAAGTTTGCAGACAGACTAACACCAGATCAGTTGGAAACTGCTAAATCACTGTGTGATTCGTTCTCAGATGTATTTACGGATATACCTGGAATGACGAACTTAGTAGAGCATAAGATTGTTGTGACATCGTCTGAACCTGTGCGTGTGAAACCATATCCAATTCCGTTCAGTACAGAGAAAACAATTACAGAAGAAGTTCAGAAAATGCTACAGTTGAATGTGATTGAGCCATCATCTTCCCCTTATTCAGCTCCAGTTGTCATAGCTCGGAAGAAAGATGGAACGAATCGATTTTGCATTGATTATAGACGACTGAACTGTGCTACGGTATTTGATGCAGAACCAATGCCCAGTCCAGAGAGCATATTTTCCAAAATGACCGGAAAGAAGTTTGTGTCAAAGATAGACTTAAGCAAAGGATACTGGCAAGTACCGATGGCTGACGAGAGTAAGCCGCTTACAGCCTTTTCCACACCATCCGGATTGTACCAATTCAGGACAATGCCGTTTGGTCTTGTAAACGCGCCGGCAACATTTAGTCGTATGATGAGAAAACTACTTCAAGGTATGAACGGCGTAGAAAACTTTATCGATGATGTCATTGTTTTTACAGATACCTTTGAAGAACATCTACACATACTGAAGACTGTGTTCGAACGACTCAGAGATGCGGGACTTGCGGCCAGACCGACAAAATGTTTCATCGGATTTGACAAGATTGACTGTTTGGGACATATAGTGGGCAACAAGTGTCTAGAACCAGAACAGGACAAGATTGATGCAGTCAGAAATGCGCCAATACCACAAACCAAGAAACAGGTTCGTGCCTTCCTAGGCTTAGCAGGATTCTACAGAAAGTTTATTCCGAATTTCTCTGCGATAGCCATTCCACTTTCTGATCTTACGAAGAAGGGCCAACCAAATAAAGTTATTTGGACTGAAAGTCAGCAACGAGCTTTTGATACATTGAAACACATGTTATCAGAAAGGCCAATATTGAAGTTGCCAGAATTTAATGAAACCTTCATTTTACGCACGGACGCTGCAGATGATGGGATAGGTGCTGTGCTGTTACAGATGGAGGATGACGAGAAACTACCCGTAGCGTACGCCAGTAGGAAACTTCAACCAAGAGAAAAGGCATACGCTGTTATCGAGAAGGAGTGTTTGGCGGTAGTGTGGGGAATACAGAAGTTCCACCAGTACCTTTATGGACGCGAGTTTCTACTTGAAACTGATCACCAACCCCTGACCTACCTTAACAAAGCAAAGACAGAGTACTCCAGACTGATGCGTTGGGCTTTGCAGCTTCAGCCATACCGCTTTAGGATCATTGCGATCAAAGGAAGCGACAATGTGGGTGCGGATTACCTGAGTCGTCAGTGA